CTCAAGGAGCAATGCTTGCAATACATACAGCTCTCACCCGCTCTCAATCCTGTGCATCAGTTGTTGCATACTCTGGTAGGTTTCTTTCACCTTCAAAAACTGCACCAGAGATCAAGTCAAAACCTAACATATGTGTTATCCATGGTGATGCTGACGACGTGGTACCTTTTTCGTCCCTCGACTTAGCGGTTAAAGCTTTGAAAGAAAATGGAATAAATGTTGAAGGGCACCCAATTCATGCATTAGGGCATATTATTAATGAAGAGGGGATAAAATTAGGAGTAGAATTTATCAAGAAGAATTTTAAAAATTAATTTTCATGCACTTGTTTTGCTTTGGTTATGGATATGTGGCTAAATTTTTATCGAAAAAACTGCTGAACTTAGGTTGGAAAGTCAGTGGCACATCAAGAAGTAAAAATATACAAAATGTAATCCTCTTTAATTATGAGAAAGTTAGTCAAGATCTGCTTAAAAGCGCAACGCACGTTTTAATTTCTATTCCTCCAGATGGTGATGATGTTATGGAGAGATATGGTGATTGCCTGCAAAATGTTAAATGGTTTAGTTATTTGTCTGCAACTAGCGTTTATGGTGATTACTCTGGTAATTGGGTGAATGAGGAATCTGAAACAAAACCTATAGAAATCAGAGGAGAAAAGCGCCTTAGATCTGAAAAGAAGTGGCTGAATAGCAAACTGCCTGTACATATTTTTCGTTTAGCTGGAATATACGGTCCTGGTAGGAACGTGTTAATTGACTTGCAGCTTGGCAAAGCAAAAAATGTGAAAAAAGAAGGGCATTTTTTTTCTCGTATTCACGTTGAAGATATATCGAACATTCTATTTTCTTCCATGCAAAACATAAAACCTGGTGAAGTATACAATTGTGCAGATGATTTACCCACTACACAATCTGAAGTGATAATGTATGCAGCCAAACTTCTCAATGTTAGTCCTCCAGAGCCAATTGAGGTTTCTTCCTTACCAGATTATGCACAGAGTTTTTATTTAGGGTCAAAAAAAGTAAGTAATGTTAAAATTAAAAAAGATCTTAATGTCTCTCTAATTTATCCTAACTATAAGGTGGGATTAGAGAGTTTGCATGTAAAAAAAACTGAAATCACATTAGAATGAAGTAGATAGACCTATTGTTTAGTTGTATCCGTTCAGCAAAGTGGCAAAATAGGTAGGCGAGATAAACCAAAAAATCAAGAAAAAAGTAAGTTTACAACAAATGGTCAGTGCTTGACACTGGAATCCAGCCTTTCCATAATCATCAAAAACATTGTATTTTAACGTAAAACAGCTATTTTTATGCTCACCAACTTAATAAAATTCCTGGATCCAAGTAGTCAAGGCACTGGGATGACAAAGGAGAGCAGTGTCAAGCACTGATCACTTTTGCTTCAATATTTGCACATTAGCCATGCCTTGAATCAATACGTTTAGTTCTGTAATTGTGTCCGCTCAGACTAATGTTCTCTAGGTGAGATCGTGGAGTATTCGTTGCAGTATTTGGCTGTTCAATTACGCTAGTTGGTATAATACTTCTATTTCTTTCAAAATTTCCATCTCGTATAGCTTCCAGAACGCTTTTTCCTCCTAAAAGACAGTTTTCTCCTAAACTTTTCCCCTTATCTTCTAACTCGTTAAGCCTTGCTTCGCTCTCCTTATCAAGCTTTACTTCTATTTCATTACTATTTTCCTTAGGATTTAGATGAATACTGATTTTTCCTGCTTCACTATCAAAAGATAATGTTACACCTTGCTTACAAACGTCCAGATAATTTCTTTTTCCGTTGTAGCTTTCAACTCTTACTATACTTTTCCCAATTTGCAGTATACCAACTCTTAAGTTTAAACCTTCATTCTTTTCATTGCTTAGGATTTTTGCAACTTCAACAATACTATCTTGTGGATATTCTATATAAAAACATCCATTATCTATCTCTACTTCTAATTCATCCTTTTGGGTTTGCTTATTTTTGTTTACAATACTTTCATATGCTACATTTTCTAGATCGTTTTCAATTTCCTTACATTGTGCAAAGAGATCATTTACATAATCAGAATCAGAAGTTACATGTCCTAGCTCACCACCATCGAAAAGACCTCTTTCTACTTTCCCACCTTTTAACAATAAATCCCTAATGGTGTTTCTTATGATGTCTAAATTACCATCTTCCAGTGCTTCATTCGTGTTGTCATCATCTTGATCTTCATTGCTATAGGAAACATCCTGACCTCTCAGTGCATGTGCTTTACTGCTAGGGCATAGGCCTTCATTATTGATAACACCTATTATTTCTTCAAATATCAAATTTGTTACAGTTCTATAACGATCACCATAACATGAATTCAATCTTATCCCTTTCCTTAAGTATTCATCTGTTATGCGTTGAATAAGCCTTAAAGCACTTCCTTTGTTATTTTCTTCTTCCACCTTTTTCATCTCATTACAAAATTCATCAATCAGCTTCTTTTCATTTTCAGTTAATGGTATTTCTAGATCCATTAAAAGTGAGCCATCTTCCGAAAAACAAGAATAATCTGAACTACAGCTCGAATTTGAGTCCCCATCACTTGATTCAGGACAAGGCGTCTGATTACCATCAGCAGAACTATCATATGAATCATAATCACTAAAGTTCTGTAGTCGATCATCACTTTCGTGTTCATCTGTTTTGTTTGACAAATCACTGCGAGAGAACTTCATCGGATCTTTTATATTACTTCCAAACTTTGTTGATTATCACTTTCGCCTAACCTAATATCAGTTAGTGTTGGATCATATAATTCTTGGGTATTTTTTGCTTCTGTTTTCCTCGTCTTACGTAATGGATAAGGCTGATAAAATTGAGTTCGTTTCCTTTTTACCTTATTCATGTTGCATAACCGTTATTCAATAATTCTTTAACAAATACCATAATACATAGGCAAGTCAGTAAAAAAATTTGACTTACATTACTCTACCACAATTTTGAGATAGAGTAATGAATTATTTTCGTTTGGCATTTAAACGTTTTGTATCTGCTGTAATGATTTCACTTCCAATTTGCTATTCTTTACATATTGAATTGCAAGCACTAACGCTTTACTCCCAGAAGCTGTGGTGCTATAAGCTATATTTTGCAAAATAGCAGTTCTCCTGATATCTTTGCTATCTGAGACTGATTTCACACCTTTTGAAGTATTGATTACTAGATTTATTTTTCCATCTTTGAGCATATCAACTATGTGGGGTCTGCCTTCTCTCACTTTATTTACAGCTTTTGCAGCAATGCCGTTATTATTCAGATATAAAGCTGTGCCTTTGGTTGCATATATTTCAAAACTCAGTTCTTTCAACATTCGTGCAACAGGCAATATATACTCTTTATCATCATCTTTTACTGAAACCAGAGCTGTTCCTTCTATTGGTAACTTGTATCCTGCAGCCATGTGCGTTTTTGCAAGTGCAGCTTCAAACGATGAGTCAATTCCCATTACTTCTCCTGTTGATTTCATTTCAGGACCAAGTAGAGTGTCAATTCCCGAAAAGCGCGTGAATGGAAAAACAGCAGCTTTAACTGCAAAATGATTGAAAGGCTTGTTTTCCTGATTCAATTTTTTACCCAAAATAACCTGAGTGGCAAGCTTTGCAATAGGAATATTGATTACCTTGGAAATAAAAGGAACGGTTCGACTAGCTCGTAAATTTACTTCAAGTATGTATACATAACTCTCTTGAACAGCAAACTGAATGTTTATCAGACCTTTCACTTCTAGTGCAAGAG
This genomic interval from Wolbachia endosymbiont (group A) of Rhinocyllus conicus contains the following:
- a CDS encoding SDR family oxidoreductase, which produces MHLFCFGYGYVAKFLSKKLLNLGWKVSGTSRSKNIQNVILFNYEKVSQDLLKSATHVLISIPPDGDDVMERYGDCLQNVKWFSYLSATSVYGDYSGNWVNEESETKPIEIRGEKRLRSEKKWLNSKLPVHIFRLAGIYGPGRNVLIDLQLGKAKNVKKEGHFFSRIHVEDISNILFSSMQNIKPGEVYNCADDLPTTQSEVIMYAAKLLNVSPPEPIEVSSLPDYAQSFYLGSKKVSNVKIKKDLNVSLIYPNYKVGLESLHVKKTEITLE